The Xanthobacter flavus genome includes a window with the following:
- a CDS encoding P-II family nitrogen regulator, whose translation MKIVMAIIKPFKLEEVRDALTGIGVHGLTVTEVKGYGRQKGHTEIYRGAEYAVSFLPKLKIEVAVSADQVSKVVEAITASAKTGQIGDGKIFVIPIEHAVRIRTGETDADAL comes from the coding sequence ATGAAGATCGTCATGGCCATCATCAAGCCATTCAAGCTGGAGGAGGTGCGCGACGCCCTCACCGGTATCGGTGTGCACGGTCTCACCGTGACCGAGGTCAAGGGCTACGGGCGTCAGAAGGGCCACACCGAGATCTATCGCGGCGCCGAATACGCCGTCAGCTTCCTGCCGAAGCTGAAGATCGAGGTCGCGGTGTCCGCCGACCAGGTCTCCAAGGTGGTCGAGGCGATCACCGCGTCCGCCAAGACCGGCCAGATCGGCGACGGCAAGATCTTCGTCATTCCGATCGAGCACGCCGTGCGCATCCGCACCGGCGAGACCGACGCCGACGCCCTTTGA